The following coding sequences are from one Roseburia hominis A2-183 window:
- a CDS encoding methyl-accepting chemotaxis protein, whose product MFSLKTPKNAAAAPATSTSRLDLHPVTHIADCLLDYQKQLSTSEVHSLDELQSITQAFQLVLDENAALREKLDSFHELFGDVDRASGEFASVKSDIASSVGLAQQRVDGLKDSSKEVQERFLEMQNTFSDFQVSVQKIKDCMAQIISIANQTNMLALNASIEAARAGEQGKGFAVVAEEVKNLASEIKSLVSTVDISIGDVEQGTANLNTSISTSQDALNQSMENVDSTYEVFDQITTAAGGADTVHQQITTAMSAAEQKLDEVSQSFSLEERQFDAVMEHINHANDLGTTKSSLFEDMTNLLTQIAPLTEELEKNTIVLDNSK is encoded by the coding sequence ATGTTTTCATTAAAAACACCAAAGAATGCAGCTGCTGCACCAGCCACGTCCACCAGCCGCTTAGATCTTCATCCTGTTACGCATATTGCGGACTGCCTGTTAGATTACCAGAAGCAGCTCTCCACCAGCGAAGTGCACTCTTTAGATGAACTGCAGTCCATCACACAGGCATTCCAGCTCGTTCTGGACGAAAATGCCGCGCTCCGCGAAAAGCTGGATTCCTTTCATGAGCTGTTCGGCGATGTGGACAGGGCTTCCGGTGAATTTGCTTCCGTCAAATCTGACATTGCCAGCTCTGTCGGTCTTGCACAGCAGCGTGTTGACGGATTGAAAGACAGCTCCAAAGAAGTGCAGGAGCGCTTTTTGGAAATGCAGAACACCTTTTCCGATTTCCAGGTTTCCGTTCAGAAGATCAAGGACTGCATGGCACAGATCATCTCAATTGCCAACCAGACAAACATGCTTGCCCTGAATGCTTCGATTGAGGCTGCCCGCGCCGGAGAGCAGGGAAAAGGCTTTGCGGTCGTTGCCGAGGAGGTCAAAAATCTTGCGAGTGAGATCAAGAGTCTTGTCAGCACGGTAGATATCAGCATCGGCGACGTCGAGCAGGGCACCGCCAACCTGAATACCAGTATTTCCACCTCGCAGGACGCCTTGAACCAGAGTATGGAAAATGTTGATTCCACGTATGAAGTGTTCGATCAGATCACAACCGCTGCCGGCGGTGCGGACACTGTACACCAGCAGATTACAACCGCCATGTCCGCCGCAGAGCAGAAGCTGGACGAAGTCAGCCAGTCCTTCAGCCTTGAGGAACGGCAGTTTGACGCTGTTATGGAGCATATCAATCACGCCAATGATCTCGGAACCACCAAGAGTTCCCTCTTCGAGGACATGACCAATCTGCTCACACAGATTGCGCCGCTCACAGAAGAACTGGAGAAGAACACAATCGTACTTGACAATTCCAAATAG
- the thiT gene encoding energy-coupled thiamine transporter ThiT, with protein sequence MNNFFATPEGGWGDGSVHLTTVGIAIVIAVIALLLIVAAIVRHKNATHKSALTTKQLVYSAVAIALAVVCSMIKLFDMPMGGSVTLLSMLFIVLIAYWYGPYVGIMTAVAYGLVQFVLEPIFYTIPQMLLDYPLAFGALGLAGFFNKKKWGLQIGYIVGVIGRFVFATISGVVFFAAYAPEGMSPLAYSAGYQASYLVPEAIITLIIICIPPVSHALAEVRKRAVEA encoded by the coding sequence ATGAATAACTTTTTTGCTACACCGGAAGGCGGCTGGGGTGACGGTTCCGTCCATCTGACTACCGTCGGTATTGCAATCGTCATCGCAGTCATCGCCCTTCTTCTGATTGTTGCCGCTATCGTGCGCCACAAGAACGCCACGCACAAGTCCGCACTGACCACAAAGCAGCTCGTCTACTCTGCTGTTGCGATCGCGCTGGCCGTTGTGTGTTCGATGATCAAGCTGTTCGACATGCCAATGGGTGGTTCCGTCACTCTGCTGTCCATGCTTTTCATCGTTCTGATCGCTTACTGGTATGGTCCGTATGTCGGCATTATGACCGCAGTGGCTTACGGCCTGGTGCAGTTCGTACTGGAGCCGATTTTCTACACAATCCCGCAGATGCTCTTGGACTACCCGCTGGCATTCGGTGCTCTGGGTCTTGCCGGCTTCTTCAATAAGAAAAAGTGGGGACTTCAGATCGGATATATCGTTGGCGTTATCGGACGTTTTGTATTTGCAACGATCTCCGGCGTTGTATTTTTCGCAGCATACGCCCCGGAAGGCATGAGCCCGCTGGCATATTCTGCCGGCTATCAGGCATCCTACCTTGTTCCGGAGGCAATCATCACCTTGATTATCATCTGCATTCCACCGGTATCACATGCACTTGCGGAAGTCCGCAAACGCGCCGTGGAAGCGTAG
- a CDS encoding ROK family glucokinase yields MKKYAFGVDVGGTTCKIGFFETDGKLIDKWEIKTNKENGGASILSDVAQAIEGKLTEKGISRNDVQGIGVGVPGPVKNDGVVHRCVNVGWGVVNVEKELGDLTGLKVKAGNDANVAALGEMWQGAAKGCRDVIMVTLGTGVGGGIIVDGKVVAGFDGAGGEIGHITVNAHEKEQCNCGQYGCLEQYASATGVVRVAKRTLEKASEDTALRKHADLTAKDVFDEAKAGDKVALEVVDEVCGILGAALSNIACVVNPEVIVIGGGVSKAGDILTDAVKKHFVATSFHACANTKFVLAGLGNDAGMYGCVEMLLD; encoded by the coding sequence ATGAAAAAATATGCATTTGGAGTTGACGTAGGGGGAACGACCTGCAAGATCGGATTTTTTGAGACGGATGGAAAGCTCATTGACAAATGGGAGATCAAGACGAATAAGGAAAACGGCGGAGCATCGATTCTGTCGGATGTGGCTCAGGCGATTGAGGGAAAGCTGACAGAAAAGGGAATCTCCAGGAACGATGTGCAGGGAATCGGTGTCGGTGTGCCGGGACCGGTAAAAAATGACGGTGTGGTACACCGCTGCGTGAACGTCGGCTGGGGTGTTGTAAATGTAGAAAAAGAACTTGGAGATCTGACCGGACTGAAGGTGAAGGCAGGAAATGATGCAAACGTGGCGGCACTCGGCGAGATGTGGCAGGGTGCGGCAAAAGGCTGCAGAGATGTCATCATGGTAACGCTGGGAACCGGAGTCGGCGGCGGCATTATTGTCGACGGAAAAGTTGTAGCCGGATTTGACGGAGCCGGTGGCGAGATTGGTCATATTACAGTGAATGCACACGAGAAGGAGCAGTGTAACTGCGGACAGTACGGCTGTCTGGAGCAGTATGCGTCTGCAACCGGAGTTGTGCGTGTGGCGAAGCGTACCCTCGAGAAGGCATCCGAAGATACTGCGCTTAGAAAACATGCAGATCTGACCGCAAAGGACGTATTTGACGAAGCCAAAGCGGGTGATAAAGTGGCGCTTGAAGTTGTCGATGAGGTATGTGGCATTTTAGGAGCAGCACTTTCCAATATCGCATGTGTTGTGAATCCGGAGGTCATCGTAATCGGTGGAGGCGTCTCCAAAGCTGGTGATATTCTCACGGATGCAGTGAAGAAGCACTTTGTTGCCACTTCATTCCACGCATGCGCCAACACAAAGTTCGTACTTGCGGGACTCGGGAATGACGCCGGAATGTACGGCTGCGTAGAGATGCTCTTAGATTAA
- a CDS encoding PBP1A family penicillin-binding protein has translation MAAKKKKKKYRGFWIFVKVQFVLSLLVLGGLGYYVLGGYASEVGSIRKEADSLVRNSTEETFRRYRTSVVYAADGSVISRLNDQGASYYLKRDEIPQPVIDAVVCMEDQRFYQHRGVDFRALVRAAKSLLENRKITQGGSTITMQLARNVFLTQEKTWQRKVEEIFIAQNLEKKYTKDQILEFYLNNIYYGNGYYGIGAAGSGYFDSEVGDLDLSQIAFLCAIPNNPTVYDPVTHMDHAVERRDRILGKMRDDGKITQMAYAAAVAENITLKRPEAMEKNNYVETYAYYCATRALMEQAGFVFQYQFATEGEREAYEQAYSESYSECQKQLYTEGYQIYTSFDLQLQEELQAAVDDTLSAFTEKNDEGVYDLQGAAVCIDNDSGYVRAMVGGREQDFDGYTLNRAYQSYRQPGSAIKPLTVYTPSFERNYTPESIVVDEPVEDGPKNANGTYLGNVTVRTAVEKSINTIAWKLYEELTPQVGLSYLENMHFSRLDAADYVPATALGGFTNGVSPLEMAAGYAALANDGVYREPTCIMRITGDDGADVYLAAQEGQEVYRQNAARMMTDVLKGVFTNGTGRGLGLSDMPCAGKTGTTNDHKDGWLAGYTRYYTTSVWVGYDMPKEMDSLMGNTYPGKIWQTFMEQAHEGLEWLDFLPYTQIPDASSGETDAEDAATDEGSAQEETPAENGDTPQENVTDTPDTPQGSATDVPSSSQENGQGISDTPDATQEQPSDASQQNTTGTSQENASDAAQENAAQSSGENASDTPQETAPGAP, from the coding sequence GTGGCTGCAAAGAAAAAGAAGAAAAAATATCGGGGATTCTGGATATTTGTCAAAGTACAGTTTGTCCTTTCCCTGCTGGTGCTCGGCGGGCTGGGCTACTATGTCCTTGGCGGATATGCCTCAGAGGTGGGCAGCATCCGCAAGGAAGCGGACAGTCTGGTACGGAATTCGACGGAGGAGACGTTCCGGAGGTACCGCACAAGCGTTGTGTATGCGGCTGACGGCAGTGTGATATCCAGGCTTAATGACCAGGGAGCGTCCTATTATCTAAAGCGCGACGAGATACCGCAGCCCGTGATCGATGCGGTGGTCTGTATGGAGGATCAGCGTTTTTACCAGCACAGAGGCGTGGATTTCAGAGCGCTTGTGCGCGCGGCAAAATCACTGCTTGAAAACCGGAAGATCACGCAGGGGGGAAGCACGATCACAATGCAGCTTGCCAGAAATGTATTTCTGACGCAGGAGAAGACCTGGCAGCGCAAGGTGGAAGAGATTTTTATTGCACAGAATCTGGAGAAAAAATATACCAAGGATCAGATTCTGGAATTTTATCTGAATAATATTTACTATGGCAACGGGTATTATGGAATCGGAGCAGCAGGCAGCGGCTATTTCGACAGTGAGGTCGGGGATCTGGATCTCTCGCAGATCGCATTTTTATGTGCGATTCCCAACAATCCAACCGTGTATGATCCGGTTACCCACATGGATCATGCAGTCGAGCGGCGCGACCGGATTCTGGGTAAAATGCGGGATGACGGCAAGATTACACAGATGGCATATGCAGCGGCGGTAGCGGAGAACATTACCTTAAAGCGGCCGGAGGCGATGGAAAAAAATAATTACGTGGAAACGTACGCCTATTACTGTGCGACCCGTGCTCTGATGGAGCAGGCCGGGTTTGTGTTCCAGTATCAGTTTGCAACGGAGGGCGAGAGGGAGGCTTACGAGCAGGCTTACAGCGAATCCTACAGCGAGTGCCAGAAGCAGCTGTACACGGAGGGCTATCAGATTTATACGTCCTTTGACCTGCAGCTTCAGGAGGAACTGCAGGCGGCAGTTGACGATACCTTATCCGCTTTTACGGAGAAAAATGACGAGGGTGTTTATGATCTGCAGGGGGCGGCAGTCTGCATTGACAACGATAGCGGCTACGTGCGCGCGATGGTGGGCGGCAGGGAGCAGGATTTTGACGGATACACGTTAAACCGCGCCTACCAGAGCTACCGTCAGCCGGGAAGTGCGATTAAGCCGCTCACGGTATACACGCCGTCGTTCGAGCGGAATTATACGCCGGAGAGCATTGTTGTGGATGAACCGGTGGAAGACGGACCGAAAAATGCGAACGGTACCTACCTTGGAAATGTGACGGTGCGCACCGCAGTCGAAAAATCAATCAATACCATTGCGTGGAAGCTCTATGAAGAACTGACGCCGCAGGTCGGTCTGTCCTATCTTGAGAACATGCATTTTTCCAGGCTGGATGCGGCGGATTATGTACCGGCGACGGCGCTGGGCGGCTTTACCAACGGTGTGTCGCCTCTGGAGATGGCGGCCGGATATGCGGCGCTCGCCAATGACGGGGTGTACCGCGAGCCGACCTGTATTATGCGGATCACCGGCGATGACGGGGCGGATGTTTATCTTGCAGCGCAGGAGGGGCAGGAAGTCTACCGGCAGAATGCGGCGCGGATGATGACGGATGTTTTGAAGGGAGTTTTTACCAACGGTACGGGGCGCGGACTTGGACTGTCGGATATGCCGTGCGCCGGAAAGACGGGAACCACCAACGACCACAAAGACGGCTGGCTGGCCGGCTATACGAGATATTACACGACCAGCGTGTGGGTTGGATACGATATGCCAAAAGAGATGGACAGCCTGATGGGCAATACCTACCCGGGAAAAATCTGGCAGACATTTATGGAGCAGGCACATGAAGGACTGGAATGGCTGGATTTTCTGCCCTATACGCAGATTCCGGATGCTTCTTCCGGGGAGACAGACGCAGAGGATGCAGCAACGGATGAGGGAAGCGCACAGGAGGAAACGCCGGCGGAGAATGGAGACACACCGCAGGAGAATGTGACGGATACACCGGACACGCCACAGGGAAGTGCGACGGATGTTCCGTCATCTTCACAGGAAAACGGGCAGGGGATATCGGATACGCCGGATGCCACACAGGAACAGCCGTCAGACGCTTCGCAGCAGAATACAACAGGAACGTCACAGGAAAATGCATCCGACGCAGCGCAGGAAAATGCAGCGCAGTCATCCGGGGAGAACGCTTCGGATACGCCGCAGGAGACAGCGCCCGGGGCACCTTAA
- a CDS encoding ATP-binding protein, which translates to MQIDRAAIFRFGKLADRTVDFAPGINIVYGKNEAGKTTLHAFLTAMLFGLEKGRGRAKGTEGYLRYEPWHAPSYYSGALQFSVGGRPFYLERNFYHKEPRARLCNLADGEELSVAYGDLGMLLGGVTREAYENTCDIPQCRAVTGAELTGLLAEYLSDMSDGGNAGIRVTRAVEKLEQKKRSLQSQIKSEQEKREQQLQQLTVERRMLEEDCGRLREQIEKAAADMRAYARMHPQVRDGQRPEDARTAENAGTASDRERRADGNGFPVRSLFLGLAAAVGLAGNAWWYHRAGYAPELFAAAEGVLAILLGIGVAGILRHRSAGQARAGENGKETAEAPESAAAEDAVRIRLAESEKQSRRLLAGLEETLAEKETRRCNLAEQLEVCSGAGARERELQLELDAVEMAKNEIIRLSREYGDERRDEINSVVSRYVSAITEGKYDLAEVDETGKLRVQTEGREVLPEALSRGTLEQFYFAFRMAVGSIVTQEEPLPLLLDETFAMYDDDRLRQTLRLLAANGTQTILFTCQRREQKLLEELGIAYHMIEL; encoded by the coding sequence ATGCAGATTGACAGAGCCGCAATTTTTCGCTTTGGAAAGCTGGCAGATAGAACCGTGGATTTTGCCCCGGGGATCAACATTGTATATGGAAAAAACGAAGCCGGTAAGACGACGCTGCACGCGTTTCTGACCGCGATGCTGTTCGGGCTGGAAAAAGGCCGGGGACGGGCAAAGGGGACGGAGGGCTATCTGCGCTATGAGCCGTGGCATGCACCGTCCTATTACAGCGGCGCGCTGCAGTTTAGCGTCGGAGGCAGACCGTTTTATCTGGAACGCAATTTTTACCATAAAGAACCGAGAGCACGCCTCTGCAATCTGGCGGACGGGGAGGAACTGTCCGTCGCGTACGGAGATCTTGGAATGCTTTTAGGAGGGGTCACCCGGGAGGCGTATGAGAACACCTGTGATATTCCGCAGTGCCGGGCGGTGACGGGAGCAGAGCTGACCGGACTTCTGGCAGAGTATCTTTCCGATATGTCGGACGGGGGCAATGCGGGAATCCGCGTGACGCGTGCGGTGGAAAAACTGGAGCAGAAAAAGAGAAGCCTGCAGTCGCAGATCAAAAGTGAACAGGAGAAGCGGGAACAACAGCTGCAGCAGCTTACCGTGGAGCGGCGCATGCTCGAGGAGGACTGCGGCAGGCTTCGTGAGCAGATCGAGAAGGCGGCAGCGGATATGCGGGCGTATGCCAGGATGCACCCGCAGGTGAGAGACGGACAGCGACCGGAAGATGCCCGAACTGCGGAAAATGCGGGGACTGCGTCAGACAGGGAAAGGAGAGCTGACGGAAACGGTTTTCCTGTGAGAAGCCTTTTTCTGGGACTGGCGGCAGCAGTGGGACTGGCAGGAAATGCATGGTGGTATCACCGCGCGGGTTATGCGCCGGAGCTGTTTGCGGCGGCGGAAGGCGTTCTTGCCATTCTGCTCGGCATCGGAGTGGCAGGCATACTGCGCCATAGGAGCGCGGGGCAGGCGCGTGCAGGAGAAAATGGGAAGGAGACGGCGGAGGCGCCAGAGAGCGCGGCAGCGGAGGACGCGGTGCGCATCCGGCTTGCGGAGTCGGAAAAGCAGAGCAGACGCTTGCTTGCAGGGTTGGAGGAAACACTCGCGGAGAAGGAAACGAGACGATGCAATCTGGCAGAACAGCTGGAAGTATGCAGCGGAGCGGGCGCACGGGAGAGAGAACTCCAGCTGGAACTTGATGCCGTCGAGATGGCAAAAAATGAGATCATCCGCCTGTCAAGGGAATACGGGGACGAGCGGAGAGATGAGATCAACAGTGTGGTATCCAGATATGTCTCTGCGATTACAGAGGGAAAATACGATCTGGCGGAAGTGGACGAAACGGGAAAGCTCCGCGTGCAGACGGAGGGAAGAGAGGTTTTGCCGGAGGCGCTCAGCAGAGGAACGCTGGAACAGTTCTATTTTGCGTTCCGCATGGCAGTCGGAAGCATTGTGACACAGGAAGAACCGCTGCCGCTGCTTCTGGATGAAACCTTTGCAATGTATGACGATGACCGTCTGCGGCAGACGCTGCGGCTGCTGGCGGCGAACGGGACGCAGACGATCCTGTTTACCTGCCAGAGACGGGAGCAGAAGCTGTTGGAGGAACTGGGAATCGCATATCACATGATAGAGTTATAG
- a CDS encoding metallophosphoesterase family protein: MKFIHIADVHLGVKPDQGKPWSEQRARQIWDSFADVIGVAKREKPEFLFVTGDLFHAQPLKKEVREVSRLFGEIPDTQVLLIAGNHDYLREKSYYLADLWPDNVTVFKKEEAEAVDFPEYNTTVYGLSYWHREIRDRRYDDLRPVNRSRCNILLAHGGDERHIAFSAERILQNGFDYIAAGHIHRSGWLMPHKAVMAGSLEPTDCNDTGPHGYWMGTFGAAGADVYFYPLRHCEYCHEMYQADRNTTDRMLWDWAKELLEQRPEYQYFRLYIKGKKDPEYSFDVQEIGKLDRIVDITDQTVPDYDYEKLLEEHADSILGEYIRSMRKKEPGVCTAKALEYGVNALLGYDC, encoded by the coding sequence TTGAAATTTATACATATCGCAGACGTACATCTCGGGGTAAAGCCGGATCAGGGAAAGCCGTGGAGTGAGCAGCGGGCGCGGCAGATCTGGGATTCTTTTGCAGATGTGATCGGGGTGGCAAAAAGAGAAAAACCGGAGTTTCTGTTTGTGACGGGGGATCTTTTCCACGCACAGCCGCTCAAAAAGGAGGTGCGGGAGGTCAGCCGCCTTTTCGGAGAGATTCCGGACACACAGGTTCTTTTGATTGCCGGCAATCATGATTATCTCAGGGAAAAGTCGTATTACCTCGCGGATTTGTGGCCGGATAACGTGACAGTATTTAAGAAAGAGGAAGCGGAAGCAGTCGATTTTCCGGAATACAACACGACCGTATACGGGCTAAGCTACTGGCACAGGGAGATCCGTGACAGACGGTATGATGATCTGCGCCCTGTAAACCGCAGCAGGTGCAACATCCTGCTGGCACATGGCGGCGATGAGCGCCATATTGCGTTTTCGGCGGAGCGGATATTACAGAACGGATTTGATTATATTGCGGCGGGACACATTCACAGGAGCGGCTGGCTCATGCCGCACAAGGCGGTAATGGCGGGAAGCCTGGAGCCGACAGACTGCAACGACACCGGGCCGCACGGATACTGGATGGGAACGTTCGGTGCAGCGGGGGCAGATGTGTATTTTTATCCGCTGCGCCATTGCGAATATTGTCATGAGATGTATCAGGCAGACCGGAACACGACAGACCGTATGCTGTGGGACTGGGCAAAGGAGCTGTTGGAGCAGAGACCGGAGTATCAGTATTTCCGTCTGTATATCAAAGGGAAAAAAGATCCGGAGTATTCCTTTGATGTGCAGGAGATCGGGAAGCTCGACCGGATTGTGGATATTACAGACCAGACGGTGCCGGATTATGATTACGAGAAGCTGCTGGAGGAGCACGCGGATTCGATACTTGGGGAATACATACGCAGTATGCGAAAAAAAGAACCGGGCGTCTGCACCGCAAAGGCACTGGAGTACGGTGTGAATGCGCTGCTCGGCTATGACTGCTGA
- a CDS encoding ROK family glucokinase — protein MEKYGFGVDVGGTSCKLGLFTDSGKLMEKWEIPTDTSEQGEHIIEHVAASLERRQRERGLADEQIIGVGIDTPGIAGRDGVVRGAVNLGWEACPVQEQLKMRLQKKVCVCNDANAAALGELWQGGGRGYRDMVMVTLGTGVGGAVILNGKVLAGAHGIAGEIGHMTVFHKEIERCVCGKYGCVEQYASAKGLIRITRKLLEKKDPYTILVDTPELSAKQILDAAKRGDRLALDAVEVLGKALGSALAAVAEVIDPEVFVIGGGIAGAGEIILRIVQKYYRPDVLPAGADIPFELARLGNDAGMYGSMKLLLDTSEEK, from the coding sequence ATGGAGAAGTATGGTTTTGGCGTAGATGTCGGGGGCACAAGCTGCAAACTTGGTCTGTTTACAGACAGCGGGAAACTGATGGAAAAATGGGAGATTCCAACGGATACCAGTGAACAGGGGGAACATATTATAGAACATGTGGCAGCATCACTGGAACGCAGACAGAGAGAGCGGGGGCTTGCGGATGAGCAGATCATAGGCGTCGGCATTGACACACCGGGAATTGCCGGGCGGGATGGAGTTGTCAGAGGCGCTGTGAATCTGGGATGGGAGGCATGTCCGGTGCAGGAGCAGTTAAAGATGCGCCTGCAGAAAAAGGTCTGTGTCTGCAACGACGCAAATGCGGCGGCTCTCGGAGAACTGTGGCAGGGCGGCGGCAGGGGGTACCGCGATATGGTGATGGTAACGCTTGGAACAGGCGTGGGCGGAGCGGTCATCCTGAATGGAAAAGTGCTCGCAGGCGCCCATGGAATCGCGGGCGAGATCGGGCATATGACCGTGTTCCACAAGGAGATTGAGCGGTGTGTCTGCGGAAAATACGGGTGCGTGGAGCAGTATGCTTCCGCAAAGGGACTGATCCGCATAACGAGAAAATTATTGGAGAAAAAGGATCCCTACACGATACTCGTCGACACACCGGAACTGTCGGCAAAACAGATTCTGGATGCGGCAAAGAGAGGCGACCGTCTGGCACTGGATGCTGTGGAGGTTCTGGGAAAAGCGCTTGGAAGCGCGCTCGCAGCCGTGGCGGAAGTGATAGATCCAGAGGTCTTTGTGATCGGTGGAGGAATCGCCGGGGCGGGAGAGATCATCCTGCGTATCGTACAGAAGTATTACAGACCCGATGTACTGCCGGCAGGTGCGGACATTCCGTTTGAACTGGCACGTCTGGGAAATGATGCCGGCATGTACGGCAGCATGAAACTTCTGCTGGACACCTCAGAGGAAAAATAA